The region AGCAAAGAACTTTTTAACTTTGGCAGATTTAAATTTTGTAGTCTAAGAAATGGTTTTGACTGGAAGTCTTCGATGCTCAAAGCAAAACTTTTCAATTGAAGAATATGAGTATTCCGCGGTACCATAATGTTCTGGGGAATTTCTGCAGCCATGCTTGAAAGAAAGTCATGAATTACCTTAGTGTAAAAATCTGGTGGGGAATATGAATCAAAGTGAGTTTTCTTAAAATCCAAATGCCAACCGTCACCAATATATACTTTCACCTGTTATGTTACATTGAAAAGTGTTTACTGGTTGTTCAAAAGAAATGACCGGTGTTGAAGAATTTGCATGCTACCTTCATAGTTTTCTTCACAGGAAGGTTTACTTTGGGATCAAATACACGATCATCTGAATTAGACTTCAGTAAGAATTCAGGCTTTTTTACATAGCCGCACCCTCCATTGGCTCTGAACATCCCATGCATCAACCAGAGATATTTACCATATCCCTGCAATTTATTTCCATTTAATGGAACAGTACGATCAATTATTATGAACAAGGACTAAAATTGAACCAAAAGCACTGCAGCAGTACCGAAACTAATTTTGTCTATTTAGTTATGCACCTTTGGGATGATACATTGATTTCTCAAAGCAAAATCGTGAATATGGAACTACATTTAAAACAAGAACAGAAAAATACCTGCATATTAAATGCAACCATCTGAGCTCCATGCATCCAACCTATTAATGGATTGTAATTTGACGAGTTAAACCGAATACCTTTAGGGTATATTCTTAAGATGTTCTTTTGAGTGAACCTAGTTATCAAATAAGAATATGCCATCGGTTAAAGTCTGTAAAATGCAAACCAGAAGCAAATGCTATATTTAATAATAACTGTGGTAATGAAAACCTGAACTGTAATATGTTGCAAATTATTTCATCAAGAAGTACCTTACAACATCCACTCCATGAGATTTAGCTGCCTTCTCAAGTCCTTGTTCACTCAAACTAAGACGTCTAACTTTATTAGCTTCAACTTTTAAAGCTTCATTTAGACCTCCTTTTGGTTTCCCAGCATATATGGCAATAAGACCCTTGTAATCGGGTGACACATTGATCTTTTGGTCAGGAGGCTCATCAAAATTTGCAGCACTCTGACTGTGGATGTCGATGTCAAAGCTCTATTAGGCAGAAAATCATATATGTCATTAAGAAAGTTGGAATTGATTAATTAGATTATATGAAGAGTTAGGACAGTTTTTATGCCAGTCACATGCACCTTATCGTTATCTTCCTGATCATCTGTATCATATATTGGCTCATCATCCCATGGACTGACTTCATAGTCCTTTCTACTTGACAGGTTATTTTGGATGTTCTCAGTTTTATCTTTAACATACTCCTTTGGAGGTTTAGTTGATATAATTACCCGATGTTTCAATTTTTCTGGCGATGGCAACTTTTTTATATCATCTAAATCAGAGCAATATAGCACGTCTCCAAATGTCTCAGTGAGCATCTGCCATGTAAAAATTCGAAAACAAAAGATATTATTACCGACCTTTTAGGTTTAGAATATCACAGAACCTTGTGAAAAAGATGAAACAAATAGAAAATTCATTACACATGTACACAAATCTCCACTTACCTGAGCTGCTTTAGCCTGAAGATCTGGTGTAAGGTGGTCTTCTAGAGTTATTACGACAGGGTAAGGTGAGGTAGCAAAGGCATGCTCTTTGATTGATCTTAAACAGGTCAAAAATTCCACTGGAGTTGTGAGGGTCCTAAAGTCAGTAAAACAGAATATAAACAAAAGCGTCCACACATCAAGAATAGACAGAAAATGAGGAAATCTAGCTAGCCAATTTTCATTTTCAGATAAACAACCCATATTTGTGTAATACTTCCTAAGAAGCATTTTTAGAGTGCTTAGGCTGTAAATGGCTTATTAGTTCTACACATTCGTAATTCTGGCCCCGCACTTGTAAGTAAAAGAAAATCGAATGTACAAATTCAGAAGAAAGTATTAATCTAACTCGCATACCATCCGTGTTTGACACATATAGCACTCCTTCTTGAGCTTGAGTCTGGCCATATATCAAGTTCTATAACTCTTACACCTCTTTTTAGTGCCTTTATGATTGGGACATCACAGGAAGCACTGTTGAGCTGATTTCCTGTCAAGTACGAATTATGTCCGGTGTATATGAAATAATGTGACAGAGGTTCTGTCATGTCTTGATTAACCTAGAAAAGAACATGTGTTCTTGTTAGCTAATCTAGAACAGAACAGGTGTTCTTGTTACCTATAAAGTTCGTAATACAGAATACAGATCAAGAGATATCATATTGAAATAAAAATTAGTAATAGAGTTATATGATTAGCTGACAGCAAGCTCTGCCCCCAAACAGATTTATAATCTGATATATTAGCACTGTtgattaatatttttttttgttaattgACTATACACGACACGCAAGGAGTCGAACTCATGAACTGGTTCAAAAACTCATCCAGTGCACCAGCACTTTGTTGGCTAATCTTAAAATTTCCTACTTCAATAGTTAAGCAGGAAATCACACTAATAGGCATgtcttaaatttaatttaagaAACCAGTTATGCTTGTCCTGTTTCCAATCATGAAATTAGAAACATGCTAATTATTCTTTAATTACAAATTTTGCTTACTCATCTCAAAAGGCACTCTTTAAATATTCATTAATATACATGTAAATTTTAGTTAACTTATGTTTTAGCACATCTGCGCCTAACAAAAGAAGATGACACTTCTGGAATGTAAAGAACTcaaaagttacaacttaaaaagATATTTAACAAAAAAGTCATAATATGTGCCAGTTGGCACCCCTTTTTTATGACTCTTTAACACTGTGCTCCAGAGTTCTTTAATGTGCTCCCGAGTTTATCCTAAAAAAAAGGATATAAGTTTTTTGATAAAGAAGAATACGTTGAAATTTACTGAGAAAGAAGTGCTAGAGCATATCTCCTAATTAACTTAAAGAAAACTTGGTAAGCATATTTTGAAAATttctctcctatcttctcttttTGTCCTTTTTCTAGCTCTGGCATTGGCGTTGCAAGTTTCTCCTACTTTAATACAATAAAGTGAACAGAATTATTCATGGTTGAGTGAAAATAATAAGATTCTACTCCAACAATAATAGTTGAtctttttaactaatcaacaaATTGATGACTATGCAGCTGGTAATTGTTGGTCCCTCAATCAAATTGATACCCTAATCACTGATTCCATTAATTTTTGATAGAGTGGTTAATCAAATTGATGGACCAATATGTTAATATAGAATTGTTGTATTAGTAAACTCCGTCAAATCCTTAACTGTTGTTTATCGGTGTATATGCTCTACTCTAGGCTAATGCAGTATTATTGTTACTATACTATGCATCATTCAATCAATTATTCAAAATATGTACCATACCTGAGATGACATGGGGGGATTGAGATCAGTAGAAAAAAGGTAATGATAAAAATCATCAAGATTAAGAGAATGTCTGGTAAACTTAGTTATATGATGCCTTCTATGCACCACTTGCTGCACAATACTCTCCGCATCAAATATCGGAGCTCCGAAATCATCTTGCATGTCTACCAAGAATCTCCGGAGCTGTTCCGGAGTCAAGTGTGATCCACCTTCTGAATATTTCTTGAAAGTTTCAATCACGTCTGGTGGTGGTGCAGCTTCCGTTACACGAAACCTTCTTGTGAAGAAAATGCACACACTATAGCTCCCCATTTCTAGCTATGTCAAGCAATGGATCATATCTTTCTCAGGTATATAAGTACATAGACAATTTGTGTAAGCGGATAAAATGGACTACCTAGTAGTTGGGATATTAAAGAATTGGTATTGTAAAACGTCGCAATAGAGGGAACTTAGTAGTTGAGTTATTAAAGAAGGGAGTAATGAAGTGTTCTGTAATGATCCTACAACTTCAACAGTACAATGCCAACTTGAGGAAACTGAAATGCAGGTTAAAAATAGTGACAAAATAGTAACGCATAATCCTCCATAGTCGAATCGAATCAAATTagaaaattgattttaaattttaaatttagtTTTACAAATTTGTGATTAGATCAATTTGGCTTGAATTAGATATAGTTGTAAGAATTTATGAACCCAAAAAATgcaaaaaaatattatgaaatcaTTAAACCAAAGTAactaaacaaataaataaattagttcgatCACTCATCCAAATATTAATCCGTACAGAAACTGAAACTATCAAACTTCAACTCAATATTATTCGAAATATCATTAgaacaaaataaattaataaataaaatcgATCTCTCTCGTTCAAATATTAGTACCTAAAACAATTGAAACTATCAAATTTTGACTCGATACAAATCGGAAGAGGCAATATCTAATTTTCGATGATTAAATTCGAGTGATAgagataaataaattatgatagtataattaaatactgcaaggtgtgggctgctaggcccaataaaaagatatatgatactcagaccagaaaggttaaacctgatggaccagatcaggcctgatggaataaagaaggcccaaaagccctgattattaattaatttcgtaattaattaataagggaaaaatcagctattgagaagagtcccgataaggatataaatccttatagattagcctcaaggccacctaaaaggataaggaatcagtttcctactatctaggactccaaaatccattctaattatgagacttgcccaccaagtctcctataccaagtccaattcaaggactcccaacatctatataaggggcctcaccccacaaatcagacctacgttttttggcttgattctctaattcacagagatacgtaggcatctcgtaaaggcagagttgagctacgaaacacgagagcagccattaaaggccttgagctcccgaatcttagtaataaatacagcaaataataaccttagttttttatccataacatttggcgccgtctgtgggaatcgcaacaacaaccatggcgagaacacgaagaacaattggagctctagaggaaggaacaccatcagagacaacccaggtgatttcatcaaccgtggaggttcctccccattcaacttatgcatctactcaagcggaaacccagataagggcaactcaatctcagccacaagggatgactcccccgactattcaaggtacgaatcctcaagttcaacaagtacatatacctgtgaattctcgacccgtcgggtatgaatattcaactgttgttaccactaaccccccttatgggatgcccctttaccccgaggttggagaaagtggatatgctgggcgaagtgaagcacgagggcaatcacccccttatatacgaggtttggcccatatccccgaggatcgggaattttctggtccttacactgagagagattccgaatcttcggatgatgaagtggccccaagaaggagacgtccaggcaaggagccgatggccgatggaaggcaacgccctcgaagcacccaaggggcgaatccccaggaagtgcaggaaaggataagggctcatgaggctgagatccaaaggctgaggcgtgacttggaagctcaccaggccaccagaccccagatgcctcctagggggagaaatcctcctcctgtcatagacctggatggtccggtacgaagaagggttgTCTTTCCAAGAACTGATctaagcaatctccttccccttggagaccctgatgatccaactccacccttcacagaagcaataatgaatgcccatatctcaaggaaattcaagatgcccactatcaaaacctatgatggcaccggagaccccgctaaccatgtcaggacattctctaatacactgttgctgcaacccgtgaatgacgctattaagtgtcgggccttccctcaaaccctgtcgggtatggctcaaagatggtacagtcgcttgcccccaaattctattggatcgttcagagaattaagtcaggcttttattaagcaattcatcagtggaagagtccatgagaaaagttcagcatctcttatgagtcttgtgcagggagctaaggaatccttgagagattacctgaatcgtttcacaaaggaggctttaaaagtctcggaccttgatgataaggtagccatgatagcactgcaacaaggaactagggacgagttttttaagatgtccttggccaaacgtccccctgaaagcatgttgcagctccaagagagggcagggaagtatatcaaggttgaagaaagtatgaggaagaccatagtaagtaatgagcccactggaggcaagaagcggaaaactgatttagaatatattgcaaaagACAAATATCCTAggaccgaacaaaaccctgattcaacccccaagaggggaggacctgggcaaaagttcactgaatacgctaagttgaatgctcctagaagtcagattttcatggagattgagaaagacagagatattcgctggcctaagcccttgaaggctgatcccgccaagctagataagggcaagtattgcaggtttcacaaagatgttggccatgacaccgatgagtgtaggcaattgaaagatgaaattgagtttttgattcgaaaaggaagattgaacaagtatattggagatggaggggacataaataataatggaaggaagaactttgaagatcgtaggagggaccaagacgatcaggggcggaatccccaacctagagggccggttataaatgcaatttttggaggaccgcgacgccctcgagggactgtgataaacacaatctttggaggtccaactgctgctggattgtccaaaaattccagaaaggcatatactagggaggttatgcatattgttggagaagccccgaagagggccaggacagaagtagcattggcttttgatgattctgacctagagggtgtgaagtttccccatgacgacccgctggtcataacaccgataataggaaatagcccggttaagagggtccttgtggataatggtgcttctgtggatatcttgctccacgacacctttctaagaatggggtataacgactcccagttgacaccaaccgacatgccgatatatggatttgctggagtagaatgtcctgtggaagggataatcaaattgccgaccaccataggtacggaaccaaggcaagcaacgcagatgctggatttcgtggtggtaaaggctagttcaacttataatgctatcatggggagaacatggatacatgccttcaaggcagtcccctcttcctaccattcagtcacgaagtttcccacccgaaacgggattggagaagagagaggagatcaaaaaatggctagctttgagggcagatggagtcggggggcaggttcttcctattgaagatatggatgttcgagaaaatgacgagaatagaggaaggccggcagaagaattggtttcggttcctttaaaccccgagaatcctgaaaggatgactttcattggagccacattggaagagccccttagagggaagttgataaaaattttgcaagaaaatagtgatgtgtttgcttggtcagcagctgatatgccaggcatagactcggggctgattactcataagttgaacgtggatccaagccggaagacagtgaaacaaaagaaaagaaattttgccccggaaagacaagagcctataaaacaggaagtagaaaagctcatagaggctggtttcattgaggagattcaatttccggagtggttagcaaaccctgtaatggtgaagaaggctaatggaaagtggaggatgtgtatagacttcactgatctaaatgatgcatgccccaaagactgttttccgctgcctagaattgatactttgattgatgctactgctggacatgagatgctgagtttcatgaaGCTCCTatggaaaatgaagggtcgaaaatcgaattttaaattggttcgatcagagtcctgatcgacgcagaagagagtcctgatcgatatctcattcgaacaggagggaagaaatcccctaagttcgatcagagtcctgatcgacgcaaaaaaggatcctgatcgatatctcattcgaacaggagggaagaaatcccctaagatcgatcagagtcctgatcgacacagaagagagtcttgatcgatattctattcgatcagaatggtagaaagccacttaattcgatcagaatcctgatcgaaatcgatcaggaatcctggtcgattaaaCCCATGTATcagtcgactagggtgtcactttgaaggccaattcgatcagaatcctgatcgaaatcgatcaggaatcctgtcgaccagaatgtaagttcctgagctaattcgatcaggatcctgatcgaaatcggtcaggaatcctgatcgattttgtatacatcctgatcgattttaagccagaaaaataaggataaatcccagaaattaagggaaaaatccagaaaaataaggataaatcccagaaattagggaaaaatccagaaaaatagggataaatcccagaaattggggagaaatccagaaaaatagggataaatcccagaaattggggagaaatccagaaaaatagggataaatcccagaaat is a window of Apium graveolens cultivar Ventura chromosome 11, ASM990537v1, whole genome shotgun sequence DNA encoding:
- the LOC141697597 gene encoding phosphoinositide phospholipase C 4-like isoform X1 codes for the protein MGSYSVCIFFTRRFRVTEAAPPPDVIETFKKYSEGGSHLTPEQLRRFLVDMQDDFGAPIFDAESIVQQVVHRRHHITKFTRHSLNLDDFYHYLFSTDLNPPMSSQVNQDMTEPLSHYFIYTGHNSYLTGNQLNSASCDVPIIKALKRGVRVIELDIWPDSSSRRSAICVKHGWTLTTPVEFLTCLRSIKEHAFATSPYPVVITLEDHLTPDLQAKAAQMLTETFGDVLYCSDLDDIKKLPSPEKLKHRVIISTKPPKEYVKDKTENIQNNLSSRKDYEVSPWDDEPIYDTDDQEDNDKSFDIDIHSQSAANFDEPPDQKINVSPDYKGLIAIYAGKPKGGLNEALKVEANKVRRLSLSEQGLEKAAKSHGVDVVRFTQKNILRIYPKGIRFNSSNYNPLIGWMHGAQMVAFNMQGYGKYLWLMHGMFRANGGCGYVKKPEFLLKSNSDDRVFDPKVNLPVKKTMKVKVYIGDGWHLDFKKTHFDSYSPPDFYTKVSIVGVPADIRKHKTVIKYDSWTPCWNEEFEFPMSAPELAILCIEVRDADNGPETDDFGGQNCIPVFQIRPGIRAVSLYDRKGVKYTSVKLLMRFEFV
- the LOC141697597 gene encoding phosphoinositide phospholipase C 4-like isoform X2, with product MGSYSVCIFFTRRFRVTEAAPPPDVIETFKKYSEGGSHLTPEQLRRFLVDMQDDFGAPIFDAESIVQQVVHRRHHITKFTRHSLNLDDFYHYLFSTDLNPPMSSQVNQDMTEPLSHYFIYTGHNSYLTGNQLNSASCDVPIIKALKRGVRVIELDIWPDSSSRRSAICVKHGWTLTTPVEFLTCLRSIKEHAFATSPYPVVITLEDHLTPDLQAKAAQMLTETFGDVLYCSDLDDIKKLPSPEKLKHRVIISTKPPKEYVKDKTENIQNNLSSRKDYEVSPWDDEPIYDTDDQEDNDKSFDIDIHSQSAANFDEPPDQKINVSPDYKGLIAIYAGKPKGGLNEALKVEANKVRRLSLSEQGLEKAAKSHGVDVVRFTQKNILRIYPKGIRFNSSNYNPLIGWMHGAQMVAFNMQGYGKYLWLMHGMFRANGGCGYVKKPEFLLKSNSDDRVFDPKVNLPVKKTMKVSIVGVPADIRKHKTVIKYDSWTPCWNEEFEFPMSAPELAILCIEVRDADNGPETDDFGGQNCIPVFQIRPGIRAVSLYDRKGVKYTSVKLLMRFEFV